A window of the Bacillus sp. (in: firmicutes) genome harbors these coding sequences:
- a CDS encoding response regulator transcription factor: MNKHILVVDDEMPIADILQFNLEKEGYKVTCAYDGLEALRKVEEAKPDLILLDIMLPHKDGMEVCREIRKKYEMPIIMLTAKDSEIDKVLGLELGADDYVTKPFSTRELIARVKANLRRHQQDGEKGNDETTEIVIGDLTIHPDAYIVSKRGESIEVTHREFELIHYLAKHIGQVMTREHLLQTVWGYDYFGDVRTVDVTIRRLREKIEDLPSHPAWIVTRRGVGYYLRNPDQE; encoded by the coding sequence ATGAATAAACATATTTTAGTTGTTGATGATGAAATGCCAATTGCGGATATATTGCAATTTAATTTGGAGAAAGAGGGCTACAAAGTTACTTGTGCTTATGATGGCTTAGAAGCGCTACGCAAAGTTGAAGAAGCGAAGCCAGACCTTATTTTATTAGATATAATGTTGCCACATAAGGATGGAATGGAAGTCTGTCGTGAAATAAGAAAAAAATATGAAATGCCAATCATTATGTTAACGGCGAAGGATTCTGAAATCGATAAAGTTTTAGGTTTGGAGCTTGGGGCAGATGATTATGTTACAAAACCATTCAGTACAAGGGAATTAATTGCTCGTGTAAAAGCCAATTTACGAAGGCATCAGCAAGATGGTGAAAAGGGTAATGATGAAACGACGGAAATCGTCATAGGTGATCTTACGATTCATCCAGATGCCTATATTGTTTCGAAAAGAGGAGAGTCAATTGAAGTAACGCATCGTGAATTTGAACTTATCCATTATTTAGCGAAGCATATTGGTCAGGTGATGACCCGCGAGCATCTTTTGCAAACGGTTTGGGGTTATGATTATTTCGGCGATGTGCGTACAGTTGATGTAACCATAAGGCGGTTACGGGAAAAGATAGAAGATCTTCCTAGTCATCCAGCATGGATTGTGACACGGCGCGGTGTAGGTTATTATTTGAGAAATCCAGATCAGGAGTAG
- a CDS encoding peptidoglycan DD-metalloendopeptidase family protein, whose protein sequence is MVQFLHKITANMIRLFQPSHPKKSTVLKRAIITTSVVATLSLGSVYAAGDKDKDKNTVYHLYYKGTLLGTVSDKTVIEEILEDKVKTAMKSYRNYESSMVNQISYVPERVFTPIFDNKEAIKQVDQAFNVMANAEAITVDGKTVAFVSNKEEADKVIKQMEMKYVPEEILTQLANGEKEVKYNDFIIKDVRLKEKVTSSEGKVFPEDILSVEEAAKLLERGTLQEKKHIVQEGEVLGQIANDYGLTLKQFLGLNPDIDEDKIIHIGDELNVTAHVPLVTVIVEKEAIRNEVIPFEIEVREDSTVFKGTTNVKQEGMNGEKVSKYSIVQENGALTKKVIINEEIVKEPTKKIVVKGTKVIPSRGTGDLGWPTVGGYISSQMGYRWGRQHKGIDIARPSNRNILAADNGKVESAGWDGGYGNKIVINHNNGMKTVYGHLEKIEVKVGQTVSKGQKIGVMGSTGNSTGVHLHFEVYENGVLKNPRKAL, encoded by the coding sequence GTGGTTCAATTTTTACATAAGATAACTGCTAATATGATACGTCTTTTTCAGCCATCACATCCAAAAAAGTCAACAGTCCTTAAAAGGGCAATTATAACAACATCTGTTGTCGCCACTTTATCGCTTGGCTCTGTTTATGCAGCCGGTGATAAAGATAAAGATAAGAACACTGTCTACCATCTATATTATAAAGGTACGTTGCTTGGCACGGTTAGCGACAAGACAGTTATTGAGGAAATATTGGAGGACAAAGTTAAAACAGCAATGAAATCTTATCGGAATTATGAATCTTCGATGGTAAATCAAATTTCATATGTTCCAGAAAGAGTTTTTACTCCAATATTTGATAACAAGGAAGCTATTAAACAAGTAGATCAAGCATTCAATGTAATGGCAAATGCAGAGGCAATTACGGTTGACGGAAAGACGGTTGCATTCGTGTCCAACAAAGAAGAAGCTGATAAGGTAATAAAACAAATGGAGATGAAATATGTTCCAGAAGAAATTCTAACTCAGCTTGCGAATGGCGAAAAGGAAGTTAAATATAATGACTTCATCATTAAAGACGTTCGTTTAAAGGAGAAGGTTACATCTTCAGAAGGGAAAGTTTTTCCGGAAGATATTTTATCTGTAGAAGAAGCTGCTAAGTTGTTAGAAAGAGGTACCCTTCAGGAAAAGAAGCATATCGTTCAGGAGGGGGAAGTCTTAGGGCAAATCGCTAATGACTATGGTTTAACATTAAAGCAATTTCTTGGGTTGAATCCTGATATAGATGAGGATAAAATCATACATATCGGGGATGAATTAAATGTAACAGCACATGTACCATTAGTTACTGTCATCGTTGAAAAGGAAGCAATACGTAATGAAGTGATTCCTTTTGAAATTGAAGTGAGGGAAGATAGCACTGTTTTTAAAGGGACAACAAATGTAAAGCAAGAAGGAATGAATGGTGAAAAAGTTTCCAAATATTCTATCGTTCAAGAGAATGGTGCACTTACGAAAAAAGTTATTATTAATGAAGAAATAGTGAAAGAACCTACAAAGAAAATAGTCGTTAAAGGTACAAAAGTGATTCCTTCCCGTGGTACAGGGGACTTAGGTTGGCCAACAGTTGGCGGCTATATCTCAAGTCAAATGGGATATAGATGGGGCAGACAGCATAAAGGTATCGATATCGCACGTCCGAGCAATCGTAATATTTTAGCTGCAGATAATGGAAAAGTTGAATCTGCAGGCTGGGACGGCGGATATGGAAATAAAATTGTTATTAATCATAATAACGGTATGAAAACCGTTTATGGCCATTTAGAAAAAATCGAAGTAAAAGTCGGCCAAACCGTTTCTAAAGGTCAAAAAATCGGCGTCATGGGCTCTACTGGAAATTCAACAGGTGTTCACTTACATTTTGAAGTGTATGAAAATGGCGTATTAAAAAATCCACGAAAAGCATTATAG
- a CDS encoding adenylosuccinate synthase gives MSSVVVVGAQWGDEGKGKITDFLSQNAEVVARYQGGNNAGHTIVFGGKKYKLHLIPSGIFYSDKICVIGNGMVIDPKALVTELQYLHGEGVSTDNLRISNRAHVILPYHLKLDELAEESKGANKIGTTKKGIGPAYMDKAARVGIRIADLLDRDEFEKKLTQNLEEKNRVLEKLYDSEGFKLEDILDEYYNYGQQFAKYVCDTSVVLNDAIDEGRRVLFEGAQGVMLDIDQGTYPFVTSSNPVAGGVTIGSGVGPSKINHVVGVCKAYTTRVGDGPFPTELHDEIGHQIREVGREYGTTTGRPRRVGWFDSVVVRHARRVSGMTDLSLNSIDVLTGIETLKICVAYKYKGEVIEEFPASLKVLSECEAVYEEMPGWTEDITGVKKLDELPANARHYVERVSQLTGIPLSIFSVGPDRNQTNVIHSVYGPR, from the coding sequence ATGTCTTCAGTAGTAGTAGTTGGAGCACAATGGGGCGATGAAGGTAAAGGGAAAATTACCGACTTCCTTTCACAAAATGCGGAGGTCGTTGCAAGGTATCAAGGTGGTAATAACGCTGGTCATACGATTGTTTTTGGCGGAAAAAAATATAAACTACATTTAATTCCATCTGGAATTTTTTATAGCGATAAAATTTGTGTTATTGGAAATGGCATGGTTATTGATCCGAAAGCATTAGTAACAGAATTACAATATTTGCATGGTGAAGGTGTAAGTACTGATAATTTAAGAATAAGTAACCGTGCCCATGTGATTCTGCCTTATCATCTTAAATTAGATGAGTTGGCAGAAGAAAGTAAAGGCGCTAATAAAATCGGAACAACAAAAAAGGGAATTGGCCCAGCTTATATGGATAAGGCTGCGCGGGTCGGTATTAGAATTGCCGATTTATTAGATCGTGATGAGTTTGAAAAAAAGCTTACACAAAATTTAGAAGAAAAAAATCGTGTTCTTGAAAAGCTATATGATTCAGAAGGCTTCAAGCTTGAAGATATTTTAGATGAGTATTACAACTATGGACAACAGTTTGCAAAATACGTTTGTGATACATCTGTTGTTTTAAACGATGCTATTGATGAAGGCAGACGTGTATTGTTTGAAGGTGCCCAAGGGGTTATGTTAGATATTGACCAAGGTACATATCCATTTGTTACATCATCCAATCCTGTTGCCGGTGGTGTTACGATTGGGTCTGGTGTAGGTCCTTCGAAAATAAATCATGTTGTAGGCGTATGTAAAGCCTATACAACCCGTGTTGGTGATGGTCCTTTCCCTACAGAATTGCATGATGAAATTGGACATCAAATCCGTGAAGTAGGCCGTGAGTACGGCACTACAACAGGTCGTCCACGCCGTGTTGGCTGGTTTGACAGCGTTGTTGTTCGCCACGCACGTCGTGTAAGTGGAATGACCGATTTATCATTAAATTCAATAGATGTTTTAACTGGTATCGAAACTTTAAAAATTTGTGTAGCCTACAAGTATAAAGGGGAAGTAATTGAGGAATTCCCAGCAAGCTTAAAGGTTTTATCAGAATGCGAAGCTGTTTATGAAGAAATGCCTGGTTGGACTGAAGATATTACAGGTGTAAAAAAATTAGATGAACTTCCTGCAAATGCGCGCCATTATGTAGAACGGGTGTCCCAATTAACAGGAATACCGCTGTCAATTTTCTCGGTTGGTCCAGATCGAAATCAAACAAATGTGATTCATAGTGTATATGGACCACGCTAG
- the dnaB gene encoding replicative DNA helicase, producing MSDLFADRTPPHNLEAEQAIIGAIFLEPAALSTASEILVPEDFYRPAHSRIFSAMLDVSEQGKPVDIVTVTSELADRKLLEEVGGVSYLSDLADAVPTAANIEYYARMVEEKSILRRLIRTATTIVTDGYNSEDDVEALLNDAEKSILEVANRKNTSGFRNIKDVLIDVYDNIEVLHNRKGDITGIPTGFIDLDRMTAGFQRNDLIIVAARPSVGKTAFALNIAQNVATKTDENVAIFSLEMGAEQLVMRMLCAEGNINAQALRTGKMTEEDWMKLTMAMGSLSNAGIYIDDSPGIRVNEIRSKCRRLQQEHGLGMILIDYLQLIQGSGRSGENRQQEVSEISRSLKALARELNVPVIALSQLSRGVEQRQDKRPMMSDIRESGSIEQDADIVAFLYRDDYYDKESENKNIIEIIIAKQRNGPVGTVELAFIKEFNKFVNLERHRESMQPSA from the coding sequence ATGAGCGACCTTTTTGCTGACCGGACGCCTCCCCATAATCTTGAGGCAGAACAGGCTATAATAGGCGCTATATTTCTTGAGCCAGCAGCTTTATCAACGGCTTCAGAAATTTTAGTACCTGAAGATTTTTATCGTCCTGCCCATTCGCGAATATTTTCAGCGATGCTGGATGTATCTGAACAAGGCAAGCCTGTAGATATTGTCACCGTTACTTCAGAATTAGCCGATCGTAAGCTGCTCGAAGAAGTAGGTGGAGTTTCCTATTTAAGTGATTTAGCGGATGCCGTTCCGACAGCTGCTAACATCGAGTATTACGCACGAATGGTTGAGGAAAAATCAATTTTAAGACGATTAATCCGCACGGCAACAACGATTGTGACTGATGGTTACAACAGCGAGGATGATGTTGAAGCGTTATTAAATGATGCGGAGAAGTCGATATTAGAAGTAGCTAACCGGAAAAATACGAGCGGCTTTCGCAATATTAAGGATGTATTAATAGATGTTTATGACAATATAGAGGTACTTCATAATCGTAAAGGTGATATTACCGGGATCCCAACGGGATTTATTGATTTGGATCGGATGACAGCAGGATTTCAACGAAACGATTTAATTATTGTTGCAGCCCGGCCATCTGTTGGTAAAACAGCCTTTGCTTTAAATATTGCACAAAATGTTGCAACAAAAACGGATGAAAATGTTGCGATTTTTAGTTTGGAAATGGGCGCTGAGCAGCTTGTTATGCGGATGTTATGTGCGGAGGGAAATATTAATGCCCAAGCTTTAAGAACAGGGAAAATGACGGAAGAGGACTGGATGAAGTTGACAATGGCGATGGGGAGTTTATCAAATGCAGGCATTTATATTGATGATTCCCCGGGGATTCGAGTGAATGAAATTCGCTCTAAATGTCGCAGATTACAACAAGAACATGGACTTGGCATGATTTTAATTGATTACTTGCAATTAATTCAAGGCAGCGGGCGCTCTGGTGAAAACCGTCAACAGGAAGTCTCAGAAATTTCCCGATCCCTTAAAGCGTTAGCACGTGAATTAAATGTTCCAGTTATTGCTTTATCACAGCTTTCCCGTGGTGTTGAACAGCGCCAAGACAAGCGCCCGATGATGTCAGATATTCGGGAATCTGGAAGTATTGAGCAAGATGCCGATATTGTCGCTTTTTTATATCGTGATGATTATTATGATAAAGAATCCGAAAACAAAAATATTATCGAAATTATTATTGCCAAGCAGCGTAATGGCCCTGTTGGAACAGTTGAATTAGCCTTTATTAAGGAATTCAATAAATTTGTTAATTTAGAACGACATCGTGAAAGCATGCAACCTAGTGCCTAA
- the rplI gene encoding 50S ribosomal protein L9 encodes MKVIFLQDVKGKGKKGEVKNVADGYAHNFLLKNNLALEATPANMKSLEAQKKKEAREAAEELEEAKVLKGKLEKLTVELSAKSGEGGRLFGSITSKQIADELNKAHGIKVDKRKLELNDSIRSLGVTNVPVKLHHEVTATLKVHVKEVK; translated from the coding sequence ATGAAAGTCATTTTTTTACAAGATGTAAAAGGAAAAGGAAAAAAAGGTGAAGTCAAAAATGTTGCGGATGGCTATGCCCATAATTTCCTCTTAAAGAATAATTTAGCCCTTGAAGCAACACCAGCAAATATGAAATCATTAGAAGCGCAGAAGAAAAAAGAAGCGCGGGAAGCGGCAGAAGAGCTAGAAGAGGCAAAAGTATTAAAAGGGAAGCTTGAAAAGCTTACAGTTGAGCTTTCTGCAAAATCAGGAGAAGGTGGACGTCTATTTGGCTCGATTACGTCAAAGCAAATTGCTGATGAGCTTAACAAAGCTCATGGTATTAAGGTTGATAAGCGGAAACTAGAACTAAATGATTCCATTCGTTCGCTAGGTGTTACAAATGTACCTGTAAAGCTTCATCATGAAGTAACTGCTACGTTAAAAGTTCATGTAAAAGAAGTGAAATAA
- a CDS encoding DHH family phosphoesterase yields the protein MPNSVKKRWRSTPFILFLLLSITMIAIIAFYQWVIGIAAFLIMGIIVYNLLKYELRLYEEMEDYISTLSHRVKKVGEETLLEMPIGIVLFNDEYQIEWANPYLASVLKEETLVGRHLNIVFEGIIALIKGEDEIEKLILNERMFRIHIIREEKLLYFFDITEQSEIERLYEEEKTVLGVIFLDNYDEVTQGMDDQTKSTINSKVISILNNWANKYGIFLKRTSSDRFIAVFNQQILQQLEKTKFDILDDVRELTSKQNVPLTLSIGIGSDSSDLPELGSLAQSSLDLALGRGGDQVAIKDISGRVKFYGGKTNPMEKRTRVRARVISHALREWVLASDKVFIMGHKAPDMDVIGAAIGILKVTEANNKEGYIVLNEEDIDSGIQRLMDEIKSKSELWKIFISPEEALEIASEHSLLVVVDTHKPSMVIDQRLLNKLDNVIVIDHHRRGEEFIENPVMVYMEPYASSTSELVTELLEYQPKTLKIDMLESTALLAGIIVDTKSFTLRTGSRTFDAASYLRSQGADTVLVQKFLKEDLEQFINRSKLIENTQIYKKGIAIAKANSNQTFGQVLIAQAADTLLSMNNVIASFVISKRQDGKISISARSLGDVNVQLIMESLNGGGHLTNAATQIEGKSIDEVEIMLKEAIDDYLEGGRKE from the coding sequence ATGCCAAATTCTGTTAAAAAGCGATGGCGAAGCACTCCGTTTATCCTCTTCTTACTATTGTCAATAACGATGATAGCAATCATAGCCTTTTACCAGTGGGTCATTGGAATTGCTGCTTTTCTCATTATGGGCATCATTGTTTATAACTTGCTTAAGTATGAGCTTCGTTTATACGAGGAAATGGAAGACTATATTTCCACCTTATCCCACCGTGTGAAAAAGGTGGGTGAAGAAACTTTACTGGAGATGCCGATTGGAATTGTATTATTTAATGATGAGTACCAGATTGAATGGGCAAACCCTTATTTAGCCTCTGTGCTCAAAGAAGAAACTCTAGTCGGGCGTCATTTAAATATAGTTTTTGAAGGCATAATTGCTTTAATAAAAGGTGAAGATGAGATTGAGAAATTAATATTAAATGAGCGGATGTTTAGGATTCATATTATTCGTGAGGAAAAACTTCTATACTTCTTTGATATAACAGAACAGTCCGAAATTGAAAGATTGTATGAAGAAGAAAAAACTGTATTAGGAGTTATCTTTTTGGATAATTATGATGAAGTCACACAAGGAATGGATGACCAAACAAAAAGTACAATTAACAGCAAAGTGATCTCAATTTTAAATAATTGGGCGAACAAGTATGGTATTTTCCTGAAAAGGACCTCATCTGATCGCTTTATAGCTGTTTTTAATCAACAAATTTTGCAACAGCTTGAAAAAACAAAATTTGATATATTGGATGATGTTCGGGAACTAACATCAAAGCAAAATGTCCCGTTAACATTAAGTATTGGTATTGGGAGCGATTCTTCAGATTTACCTGAGCTTGGTTCTTTAGCGCAATCAAGTTTAGATTTAGCGCTTGGTAGAGGCGGGGATCAGGTTGCCATTAAAGACATTAGCGGCAGGGTGAAGTTTTACGGCGGTAAAACGAATCCAATGGAAAAACGAACAAGGGTAAGAGCAAGGGTTATTTCCCATGCACTGCGTGAATGGGTTTTAGCGAGTGATAAAGTTTTTATTATGGGTCATAAAGCTCCTGATATGGATGTAATTGGGGCGGCTATTGGTATTCTAAAGGTTACGGAAGCGAACAATAAAGAAGGCTATATCGTACTTAATGAAGAGGATATTGATTCTGGTATTCAGCGGTTAATGGATGAAATTAAATCGAAGAGTGAATTATGGAAAATATTTATTTCGCCTGAAGAGGCTTTAGAGATTGCTAGTGAACATTCTTTATTAGTTGTCGTCGATACGCATAAGCCATCAATGGTAATCGATCAGCGCCTATTGAATAAATTAGATAATGTTATTGTCATTGACCACCATCGCCGCGGCGAAGAATTTATCGAAAATCCAGTGATGGTTTATATGGAGCCGTATGCTTCGTCAACATCAGAGCTAGTTACGGAACTTTTAGAATATCAACCAAAAACATTAAAAATTGATATGTTAGAGTCTACTGCTCTTCTTGCGGGAATTATCGTTGATACGAAAAGCTTTACGTTAAGAACGGGTTCACGTACATTTGATGCTGCTTCTTACTTACGTTCGCAGGGGGCTGATACGGTATTAGTTCAAAAGTTTTTAAAAGAAGATTTAGAGCAATTTATTAACCGCTCTAAGCTTATTGAAAACACACAAATTTATAAAAAGGGCATTGCGATTGCAAAAGCAAATTCAAATCAAACGTTTGGACAGGTATTAATAGCACAGGCTGCTGATACATTGTTATCAATGAATAATGTGATTGCTTCATTTGTGATTTCCAAAAGGCAAGATGGTAAAATAAGCATTAGCGCCCGCTCTCTCGGTGATGTTAATGTCCAATTAATTATGGAGAGCCTAAATGGCGGTGGTCACCTAACAAATGCTGCTACCCAAATTGAGGGGAAATCAATCGATGAAGTTGAAATCATGCTAAAAGAAGCGATTGATGACTATTTAGAAGGGGGAAGGAAAGAATGA
- a CDS encoding YybS family protein — protein MNSIRSITEGAIVTALYFVLLLAILLLPIVGVLFIFLLPLPFIIYVTRHTLKKGLLLLTVALSISYMIDSIAVLPITFIFGTAGLVMGAMYSLRKSAYDVLISGSLSFLLNFVLLYVITNVFFNVNFVDNLKKMMYESLKTAEKMVTAFGESTDQFELMYQSLEMVSYVVPSALAITSVVLAFVTQLFVNQFLKWFKYDFKPFPPLRKWSFPKSILWYYLIVTIIFMIGVEEGTIFFTMIVNLIIVLEVIIAVQGFSFIFFYFFRKGKSAAFPIVIVIVCLLMPFLLYIIRILGIIDLGFDLRKRMKDPQ, from the coding sequence GTGAATTCAATTCGTTCAATAACTGAAGGAGCTATAGTAACAGCATTATATTTTGTCCTTCTACTAGCCATTTTGCTTTTACCAATAGTTGGGGTTCTATTTATTTTTCTTCTTCCACTTCCTTTTATCATTTATGTAACACGTCATACATTAAAAAAAGGCTTACTTTTATTAACGGTAGCCTTATCAATTTCATATATGATTGACTCGATAGCGGTGCTCCCAATTACTTTTATATTTGGAACGGCTGGCCTTGTAATGGGGGCTATGTACTCATTGAGAAAAAGTGCTTATGACGTCTTAATTAGCGGGAGTTTAAGCTTTCTATTAAATTTTGTACTTTTATATGTTATTACGAATGTTTTCTTTAACGTGAATTTTGTAGACAATCTAAAAAAAATGATGTACGAGTCGCTCAAAACCGCTGAAAAAATGGTAACAGCATTTGGGGAGTCAACTGACCAATTTGAATTAATGTATCAATCGCTAGAGATGGTCTCCTATGTCGTTCCAAGCGCATTGGCTATTACTAGCGTTGTATTAGCGTTCGTCACACAATTATTTGTAAATCAATTTTTGAAATGGTTTAAATATGACTTTAAACCATTTCCGCCGCTTAGAAAGTGGTCATTTCCAAAAAGCATCCTTTGGTACTATTTAATTGTTACGATTATTTTTATGATAGGGGTAGAAGAAGGCACTATATTTTTTACAATGATTGTGAATCTTATTATTGTGCTTGAGGTTATTATAGCGGTTCAAGGATTTTCTTTCATTTTCTTCTACTTTTTTAGAAAAGGAAAGTCAGCTGCATTTCCGATTGTCATTGTAATTGTCTGTTTGTTAATGCCTTTTCTACTTTATATAATCAGAATCTTAGGTATAATTGATTTAGGGTTTGATTTGCGAAAACGCATGAAAGACCCACAATGA
- the rpsR gene encoding 30S ribosomal protein S18, translated as MAIGGGRKGRTKRRKVCYFTANGITHIDYKDVELLKRFVSERGKILPRRVTGTSSKYQRKLTTAIKRARQMALLPYVND; from the coding sequence ATGGCAATAGGTGGAGGACGTAAAGGTCGCACAAAGCGTCGTAAAGTGTGTTATTTTACAGCGAACGGAATCACACACATCGACTATAAAGATGTTGAACTATTAAAACGTTTTGTTTCTGAGCGCGGTAAAATTTTACCTCGTCGTGTAACAGGAACATCTTCAAAATACCAACGTAAATTAACAACAGCTATTAAGCGCGCACGTCAAATGGCGTTGTTACCATATGTTAACGATTAA
- the ssb gene encoding single-stranded DNA-binding protein, with protein MLNRVVLVGRLTKDPELRFTPNGVAVAQFTLAVNRTFKNQQGDREADFINCVVWQRQAENVANYLKKGSLAGVDGRLQTRNYEGQDGRRVYVTEVVAESVQFLEPRGANQGGGQADPYGYGGQGGAGGGNFGPRPGYGGQRPSDNSGYRPNQNQRPNDNFTTVDDDPFKDDGLPIDISDDDLPF; from the coding sequence ATGCTGAACCGCGTGGTACTCGTTGGTAGATTAACGAAAGACCCAGAATTGCGCTTTACTCCAAATGGAGTAGCTGTTGCCCAATTTACACTCGCTGTGAATCGCACATTTAAAAATCAGCAAGGCGACCGTGAGGCAGATTTTATAAACTGCGTTGTTTGGCAACGTCAAGCTGAAAATGTCGCAAACTACTTAAAAAAAGGAAGTTTGGCAGGGGTGGATGGTCGTTTACAAACTCGTAATTATGAGGGACAAGACGGTCGTCGTGTTTATGTAACAGAGGTTGTAGCGGAAAGTGTGCAGTTTTTGGAGCCTAGAGGTGCTAACCAAGGAGGCGGTCAAGCAGATCCTTACGGATATGGTGGACAAGGTGGAGCTGGTGGTGGCAATTTTGGACCTAGACCAGGATATGGGGGACAAAGGCCATCTGATAACAGCGGATATCGTCCAAATCAGAATCAACGTCCAAATGATAATTTTACGACTGTCGATGACGACCCATTTAAAGATGATGGTTTACCAATTGACATATCAGACGATGATTTACCGTTTTAA
- a CDS encoding 30S ribosomal protein S6, whose amino-acid sequence MRKYEIMYIIRPNVEEETKKAVIDRFNDILTNEGTEIVKSNDMGKRRLAYEINDFRDGYYMLLNVMAKPEAISEFDRLAKISEDIIRHIAVREEE is encoded by the coding sequence ATGCGTAAATATGAAATTATGTACATCATTCGTCCAAACGTTGAAGAAGAAACAAAGAAAGCTGTAATCGATCGTTTTAACGACATCTTAACGAACGAAGGTACTGAGATCGTTAAGTCAAATGACATGGGTAAGCGTCGTTTAGCTTACGAAATCAATGATTTCCGTGATGGTTATTACATGCTTTTAAACGTTATGGCGAAACCAGAAGCGATTAGTGAATTTGACCGCTTAGCGAAAATCAGCGAAGACATCATCCGTCACATCGCAGTACGTGAAGAAGAATAA
- the ychF gene encoding redox-regulated ATPase YchF: MGLTAGIVGLPNVGKSTLFNAITQAGAESANYPFCTIDPNVGIVEVPDERLNKLTTLVKPKKTVPTAFEFTDIAGIVKGASKGEGLGNKFLSHIRQVDAICQVVRCFADDEITHVAGKVDPIADIETINLELILADLESVDKRIDRVGKLAKQKDKDAAAEHEILVMLKEAFEEGRMARTVEFTEEQMKIVKHLHLLTIKPMLYVANVGEDEVADTSGNEYVQKVREFAEKDNAEVIVICAKIESEIAELDGEEKQMFLEELGIKESGLDQLIKAAYSLLGLATYFTAGEQEVRAWTFKKGMKAPQCAGIIHTDFERGFIRAETVSYDDLLACGSMVAAREAGKVRLEGKEYIVQDGDVMHFRFNV, from the coding sequence ATGGGTTTAACAGCTGGAATCGTTGGTCTTCCGAATGTAGGGAAATCAACGCTTTTTAATGCGATTACACAGGCGGGGGCTGAGTCAGCAAATTATCCTTTCTGTACAATCGATCCGAATGTTGGGATTGTTGAAGTACCGGATGAGCGTTTGAATAAATTAACAACATTAGTAAAGCCGAAGAAAACAGTGCCAACGGCATTTGAATTTACGGATATCGCTGGAATTGTGAAAGGCGCAAGTAAAGGGGAAGGCTTAGGTAATAAATTTTTATCACATATTCGCCAAGTTGATGCGATTTGTCAAGTTGTGCGCTGCTTTGCTGATGATGAAATTACCCATGTTGCGGGCAAAGTTGATCCAATCGCCGATATTGAAACGATTAATTTAGAGTTAATATTAGCCGATCTTGAATCAGTGGACAAGCGCATCGACCGTGTCGGCAAGTTAGCGAAGCAAAAAGATAAGGATGCAGCAGCAGAACATGAGATTCTTGTTATGCTTAAAGAAGCATTTGAAGAGGGAAGAATGGCTCGTACAGTTGAGTTCACAGAAGAGCAAATGAAGATTGTCAAGCACCTTCACCTTTTAACAATAAAGCCAATGCTTTACGTTGCCAATGTTGGCGAGGATGAAGTGGCAGACACTTCAGGGAATGAGTATGTTCAAAAGGTTCGTGAATTTGCAGAAAAAGATAATGCCGAAGTTATCGTTATTTGTGCAAAGATTGAATCGGAAATTGCTGAGCTTGATGGTGAAGAGAAGCAAATGTTCCTTGAAGAACTAGGAATTAAAGAATCGGGCCTAGATCAGTTGATTAAAGCTGCTTATTCATTGCTTGGTTTAGCTACTTATTTTACTGCTGGTGAGCAAGAGGTAAGGGCATGGACATTTAAAAAAGGTATGAAAGCACCACAATGTGCGGGTATCATCCATACTGACTTTGAACGCGGCTTCATTCGTGCCGAAACAGTTTCTTATGATGATTTGCTTGCATGTGGTTCAATGGTTGCGGCACGTGAAGCGGGTAAAGTACGTCTTGAAGGAAAAGAATACATCGTCCAAGATGGGGATGTTATGCATTTTAGATTTAACGTATAA
- a CDS encoding DUF951 domain-containing protein has translation MVDKEFGLNDIVEMKKQHPCGTNRWKIIRLGMDIRIKCEGCDHSVLIPRKEFSRKLKKILVKHEE, from the coding sequence GTGGTTGATAAAGAATTTGGGCTAAATGATATTGTCGAAATGAAGAAACAGCATCCATGTGGAACGAATCGTTGGAAAATTATTCGCCTCGGAATGGATATTCGCATTAAATGTGAAGGCTGCGACCATAGTGTATTAATACCCCGCAAAGAGTTCTCAAGAAAGCTAAAAAAGATTCTTGTTAAACATGAAGAGTAG